A genomic stretch from Selenomonas sp. AB3002 includes:
- a CDS encoding PTS transporter subunit EIIC: MNKNLSNSELAKILYDLAGGPANVESAYNCMTRLRFLLKDTKIADQEAMKRVPGVLGTNLMEQELQVILGPGKALAVTNALLEQIKQEPARPAIGDGKALHEEIRQKNNTPVKAFFKKIASIFLPLIPAFIGCGLLTGILAIAAKIDPSLTASPLWQTLATLGGAIFWGMNLFVGWQAAKVFGGTPILGGALAAFVSHPGLKGIELFGNELLPGRGGIISVILIAALAVFIEKRLHKLVPEMLDLFVTPCLTLLLSGLAAVLVFQPIGGAIASAIGQAATASITDGGAPVGAILAGIWLPMVMMGVHQVFTPIHVALLEQYGVTILLPVLAMAGAGQVGAAIAIYFNTKNKFLKKTILSALPVGMMGVGEPLIYGVTLPLGKPFLGACLGATVGGAIEAGAAVGAGAIGISGLPLAPTVNNIPVYLLGLVASYAAGFAATWLLGFDDPEETELPKSM, from the coding sequence ATGAACAAAAACCTATCCAACTCAGAACTAGCAAAAATCCTCTACGACCTGGCCGGCGGCCCCGCCAATGTGGAATCCGCCTACAACTGCATGACCCGCCTGCGCTTTCTGCTGAAAGACACGAAGATCGCCGACCAGGAAGCCATGAAACGTGTCCCCGGCGTCCTGGGCACCAATCTCATGGAACAGGAACTCCAGGTCATCCTTGGCCCAGGCAAAGCACTGGCAGTAACCAATGCCCTGCTGGAGCAAATCAAGCAAGAGCCCGCCCGTCCCGCCATCGGGGACGGCAAAGCCCTCCATGAAGAAATACGCCAGAAGAACAACACCCCAGTCAAGGCTTTCTTCAAGAAAATCGCCAGCATCTTCCTGCCCCTGATCCCCGCCTTCATAGGCTGCGGTCTCCTGACAGGCATCCTGGCCATCGCCGCCAAGATTGACCCCAGCCTCACTGCCTCCCCCCTCTGGCAGACCCTGGCAACCCTGGGCGGCGCCATCTTCTGGGGCATGAACCTCTTCGTAGGCTGGCAGGCCGCCAAAGTCTTCGGCGGCACCCCCATTTTGGGCGGTGCCCTGGCCGCCTTTGTCAGCCACCCGGGGCTCAAGGGCATCGAGCTTTTCGGCAACGAACTGCTGCCGGGCAGGGGCGGCATTATTTCCGTGATACTGATAGCAGCTTTGGCAGTATTTATTGAAAAGCGGCTTCACAAGCTGGTGCCGGAAATGCTTGACCTCTTCGTCACCCCCTGCCTGACCCTGCTGCTCTCGGGCCTGGCCGCCGTGCTGGTATTCCAGCCCATCGGCGGTGCCATCGCCTCCGCCATCGGCCAGGCCGCCACCGCCTCCATCACAGACGGCGGTGCCCCCGTAGGAGCCATCCTGGCCGGCATCTGGCTGCCCATGGTGATGATGGGTGTCCATCAGGTCTTCACCCCCATCCATGTGGCCCTGCTGGAACAATACGGTGTCACCATCCTCCTGCCCGTACTGGCCATGGCCGGGGCTGGCCAGGTAGGGGCAGCCATCGCCATCTATTTCAATACCAAGAACAAATTCCTCAAGAAAACCATTCTCTCAGCCCTGCCAGTAGGCATGATGGGCGTAGGCGAACCCCTCATCTACGGCGTGACCCTCCCCTTGGGCAAGCCCTTCCTGGGTGCCTGCCTGGGAGCCACCGTAGGAGGCGCCATCGAAGCCGGAGCCGCAGTTGGCGCAGGCGCCATAGGCATCTCCGGCCTGCCCCTTGCCCCCACGGTGAACAACATCCCCGTGTACCTCTTAGGCCTGGTGGCCA